One Streptomyces coeruleorubidus DNA segment encodes these proteins:
- a CDS encoding MerR family transcriptional regulator, translating into MLQTPSGGAGHGAAATDRLMSIGTVLNVLRDEFPEVTISKIRFLEAEGLIEPQRTPSGYRKFSAHDVERLGHVLRMQRDHYLPLKVIREHLEAMERGEAVQLPALSRQRDGDTVPESPEAPTAARIGRDELLAAAGVGEEELREWESYGLVTPLEDGVYDAEAVTVASLIAELGRFGIEPRHLRVMKAAADREAGLVDQVVAPLKRHRNPQTRAHAQARTKELAGLTVKLHAALVQTALGVRLP; encoded by the coding sequence ATGCTTCAAACACCGAGCGGCGGTGCCGGGCACGGCGCCGCCGCCACGGACAGGCTGATGAGCATCGGCACGGTGCTGAACGTGCTGCGCGACGAGTTCCCCGAAGTCACCATCTCCAAGATCCGTTTCCTGGAGGCGGAGGGGCTGATCGAGCCGCAGCGGACCCCGTCGGGGTATCGCAAGTTCAGCGCGCACGACGTCGAGCGTCTCGGTCATGTCCTGAGGATGCAGCGAGACCACTATCTGCCCCTGAAGGTGATCCGCGAGCACCTGGAGGCCATGGAGCGCGGCGAGGCAGTCCAGCTGCCGGCGCTGAGCCGTCAGCGTGACGGCGACACGGTGCCCGAGTCCCCCGAGGCGCCCACGGCGGCCAGGATCGGGCGCGACGAGCTGCTCGCCGCCGCCGGTGTCGGCGAGGAGGAGCTCAGGGAGTGGGAGTCGTACGGGCTCGTCACCCCACTGGAGGACGGGGTGTACGACGCGGAGGCGGTCACGGTGGCCTCGCTGATCGCCGAGCTGGGGCGGTTCGGGATCGAACCGCGCCACCTGCGGGTGATGAAGGCCGCCGCCGATCGCGAGGCCGGGCTCGTGGACCAGGTGGTGGCCCCGCTGAAGCGGCACCGGAACCCGCAGACCAGGGCTCATGCACAGGCCCGTACGAAGGAGCTCGCGGGGCTCACCGTGAAGCTTCATGCCGCGCTGGTGCAGACGGCGCTCGGCGTGCGGCTGCCCTGA
- a CDS encoding TOBE domain-containing protein: MSLSIRNQLPGTVTAVTPGEAMATVRVRLTGGQALTAAITREAADDLGLTPGTAVRALVKSTEVSLATAPVEGLSIRNRLPGTVTAIATGDAMASVRVTVEGGELTAAITRDAADGLALSAGTPVVALIKSTEVSLAAE; encoded by the coding sequence ATGAGCCTGAGCATCCGCAACCAGCTCCCCGGCACCGTCACCGCCGTCACGCCGGGCGAGGCCATGGCGACGGTCAGGGTCCGCCTCACCGGCGGCCAGGCCCTCACCGCGGCGATCACCCGCGAGGCGGCGGACGACCTCGGCCTCACGCCGGGCACCGCCGTCCGCGCCCTGGTGAAGTCGACGGAGGTCTCGCTGGCAACCGCCCCCGTCGAGGGCCTGTCCATCCGCAACCGGCTCCCCGGCACGGTCACGGCCATCGCGACCGGCGACGCGATGGCGTCCGTCCGCGTCACCGTCGAGGGCGGCGAACTGACCGCCGCGATCACCAGGGACGCCGCGGACGGCCTCGCCCTGTCGGCCGGTACGCCCGTCGTCGCCCTGATCAAGTCGACCGAGGTGTCCCTCGCCGCGGAATGA
- a CDS encoding ABC transporter ATP-binding protein, with protein MTETTDLDGAPPGLRPEGLDAHLVVDRGTFRLDVTLTVAPGDVVALLGPNGAGKTTALRALAGLTPLTSGRLRLDGTRLDAMPPESRPVGVVFQDYLLFPHLTALDNVAFGPRCRGAGKAEARAQAAEWLDRMGLADHADAKPRRLSGGQAQRVALARALATRPRLLLLDEPLAALDARTRLEVRAQLRRHLAEFEAVAVLVTHDPLDAMVLADRLVVVEHGHVVQEGTPSHIARHPRTDYIARLVGLNLYRGRAEGHTVRLEAGPAITTTEELSGPAFVAFPPGAVTLYRERPTGSSARNLWRCEVAGLETHGDQIRADLTGELSLTADLTTVAAAELDLHPGAPVWAAVKATQTHAYPA; from the coding sequence ATGACCGAGACGACCGACCTCGACGGAGCGCCCCCCGGCCTCCGCCCCGAAGGCCTGGACGCCCACCTCGTCGTCGACCGCGGCACCTTCCGCCTGGACGTCACACTCACCGTCGCCCCCGGGGACGTCGTCGCCCTGCTCGGCCCCAACGGCGCCGGCAAGACCACGGCCCTGCGCGCACTGGCCGGGCTCACCCCCCTCACGTCGGGTCGTCTACGGCTGGACGGCACCCGGCTGGACGCCATGCCGCCCGAGTCCCGCCCGGTCGGCGTCGTCTTCCAGGACTACCTGCTCTTCCCGCATCTGACCGCCCTGGACAACGTCGCCTTCGGGCCGCGCTGCCGGGGCGCCGGCAAGGCCGAGGCCCGCGCCCAGGCCGCCGAGTGGCTGGACCGTATGGGCCTGGCCGACCACGCCGACGCCAAGCCCCGCCGTCTCTCCGGCGGCCAGGCCCAGCGCGTGGCCCTGGCCAGGGCCCTGGCCACCCGGCCCCGGCTGCTGCTCCTGGACGAACCCCTCGCCGCGCTCGACGCCCGCACCCGTCTGGAAGTGCGCGCCCAGCTACGGCGCCACCTCGCCGAGTTCGAGGCCGTGGCCGTCCTCGTCACGCACGACCCGCTGGACGCCATGGTGCTGGCCGACCGCCTGGTCGTCGTCGAGCACGGCCACGTCGTCCAGGAGGGCACGCCTTCCCACATCGCCCGCCACCCCCGCACGGACTACATCGCCCGGCTCGTCGGCCTCAACCTCTACCGGGGACGGGCCGAGGGCCACACCGTCCGGCTCGAGGCGGGCCCGGCCATCACGACCACGGAAGAGCTCTCCGGTCCGGCCTTCGTGGCGTTCCCGCCCGGCGCCGTGACGCTGTACCGGGAACGCCCCACCGGCTCCAGCGCCCGCAACCTGTGGCGCTGCGAGGTCGCCGGGCTGGAGACGCACGGCGACCAGATCCGCGCGGACCTCACCGGCGAACTCTCCCTGACCGCCGACCTCACCACGGTCGCCGCGGCCGAACTCGACCTGCATCCCGGCGCCCCGGTCTGGGCGGCGGTCAAGGCAACGCAAACGCACGCATACCCGGCATAG
- a CDS encoding ABC transporter permease — protein MTDTPGSRPRRVRHRGRTRLVPIPLLVPALVGLAFLSLPLIALLVRAPWRSLPEQLTSAEVWEALRLSLLCATAATAVSLVVGVPLAWLLARTRFPGRGFVRALVTLPLVLPPVVGGVALLLAFGRGGVVGQWLDSWFGITLPFTTTGVVLAETFVAMPFLVISVEGTLRAADPRYEEAATTLGASRFTAFRRVTLPLIAPGIAAGAVLAWARALGEFGATITFAGNFPGRTQTMPLAVYLALQNDPAAAIALSLVLLAVSIAVLAALRDRWMTAS, from the coding sequence GTGACCGACACTCCGGGAAGCCGACCCCGCCGCGTTCGCCACCGCGGTAGGACCCGGTTGGTGCCGATTCCCCTGCTGGTGCCCGCCCTGGTCGGCCTGGCGTTCTTGAGCCTGCCCCTGATCGCCCTGCTCGTACGGGCGCCCTGGCGCAGCCTCCCGGAGCAGCTGACGAGCGCCGAGGTGTGGGAGGCACTCCGGCTGTCGCTCCTGTGCGCCACGGCGGCGACGGCTGTGAGCCTGGTCGTCGGCGTGCCCCTGGCCTGGCTGCTGGCCCGCACGCGGTTTCCCGGCCGGGGCTTCGTACGGGCCCTGGTGACGCTGCCGTTGGTGCTGCCGCCGGTGGTGGGCGGTGTGGCCCTGCTGCTCGCCTTCGGGCGGGGCGGCGTCGTCGGGCAGTGGCTCGACTCCTGGTTCGGGATCACCCTGCCCTTCACCACGACGGGTGTCGTCCTCGCCGAGACGTTCGTGGCGATGCCGTTCCTCGTCATCAGCGTGGAGGGCACCCTGCGGGCCGCCGACCCGCGCTACGAGGAGGCGGCCACCACTCTGGGCGCCTCCCGCTTCACCGCGTTCCGCCGGGTCACCCTGCCGCTGATCGCGCCGGGCATCGCGGCCGGTGCCGTACTGGCCTGGGCCCGGGCCCTCGGCGAGTTCGGCGCGACGATCACCTTCGCGGGCAACTTCCCGGGCCGCACCCAGACCATGCCGCTCGCGGTCTATCTGGCCCTTCAGAACGACCCGGCAGCGGCGATCGCGCTCAGCCTGGTACTGCTGGCGGTGTCCATCGCGGTCCTGGCGGCTCTGCGCGACCGCTGGATGACGGCGTCGTGA
- a CDS encoding MerR family transcriptional regulator has translation MRSSGDGTAGGGPERSLRASGPYPPSGSRLRASGACPQPGGAADHAPQRPKAVPSSGGTTSMASEHIGYRGPTACAAAGITYRQLDYWARTGLVEPSVRPAYGSGTQRLYSFRDVVVLKIVKRFLDTGVSLQNIRTAVQHLRERGFRDLERMTLMSDGATVYECTSPDEVHALLQGGQGVFGIAVGVVWRDVESALSQLHGERIDTGETLVGSNPADELARRRNRAV, from the coding sequence GTGAGAAGCAGCGGCGACGGTACGGCTGGGGGTGGCCCCGAGCGCAGTCTCAGGGCGAGCGGTCCGTACCCTCCCTCGGGCTCACGGCTCCGCGCGAGCGGGGCTTGTCCACAGCCCGGCGGCGCGGCTGATCACGCTCCGCAGCGACCGAAGGCCGTGCCGAGCAGCGGAGGGACGACGTCCATGGCGTCCGAGCACATCGGCTATCGCGGCCCCACGGCCTGCGCGGCCGCCGGTATCACCTACCGGCAGCTGGACTACTGGGCCCGCACCGGCCTCGTCGAGCCGAGCGTGCGTCCCGCCTACGGGTCGGGGACACAGCGGCTGTACAGCTTCCGGGACGTCGTCGTCCTGAAGATCGTCAAGCGGTTCCTCGACACCGGGGTGTCGCTCCAGAACATCCGCACGGCCGTCCAGCACCTCAGGGAACGCGGTTTCCGCGACCTGGAGCGGATGACGCTGATGAGCGACGGAGCCACGGTCTACGAGTGCACCTCGCCGGACGAGGTCCACGCCCTGCTCCAGGGGGGCCAGGGGGTCTTCGGGATCGCCGTCGGCGTGGTGTGGCGGGATGTCGAGAGCGCGCTGTCCCAGCTGCACGGGGAGCGGATCGACACCGGCGAGACCCTGGTCGGGTCCAACCCGGCGGACGAGCTGGCGCGACGGCGGAACAGGGCCGTCTGA
- a CDS encoding FHA domain-containing protein, with protein MGGAWWKLSGADGRCQDVRVGQSVQSGFVLPHGRVCFGQGESPVKLFAKLFGKSAREGSDNATARHRAQPDAEGQRPLFRDQVGGPGGDVSGGQGAPSVDPAQPGGIGFGQPSTSSAGGGFPDPYASNAPGGQPRQEDPMSALVCTRCGNRNAENSRFCSNCGAPLRAGAAAERPSETTSTISISGLEAYDSETTGQTQMPTLSPEAQAAVDALPLGSALLVVRRGPNSGSRFLLDGDLTTAGRHPQSDIFLDDVTVSRRHVEFRRGQDGSFTVADVGSLNGTYVNRERIDQVALNNGDEVQIGKYRLVFYASQRGY; from the coding sequence ATGGGTGGTGCGTGGTGGAAACTGTCTGGTGCAGACGGACGTTGTCAGGATGTCCGGGTCGGCCAGAGTGTTCAGTCAGGGTTCGTCCTGCCCCACGGGCGGGTCTGTTTCGGTCAAGGGGAATCGCCCGTGAAGTTGTTTGCGAAGTTGTTCGGCAAGAGCGCGCGAGAGGGTAGCGACAACGCGACCGCGCGCCATCGCGCACAGCCTGACGCGGAGGGCCAGCGGCCGCTGTTCCGGGACCAGGTCGGTGGTCCGGGCGGTGACGTTTCCGGAGGTCAGGGCGCGCCGTCGGTTGACCCTGCGCAGCCCGGCGGCATAGGTTTCGGGCAACCGTCAACCTCAAGTGCGGGTGGAGGGTTTCCCGACCCGTATGCGTCCAATGCCCCCGGTGGGCAGCCGCGGCAGGAGGATCCGATGTCGGCCCTGGTGTGTACGAGGTGCGGTAACCGCAACGCGGAGAACAGCCGCTTCTGCTCCAACTGCGGCGCGCCGCTGCGGGCCGGGGCGGCGGCGGAGCGTCCTTCCGAGACGACCTCCACGATCTCCATCTCCGGTCTCGAGGCCTACGACAGCGAGACCACCGGCCAGACGCAGATGCCGACGCTGTCCCCCGAGGCGCAGGCTGCCGTCGACGCGCTGCCGCTGGGCTCCGCGCTCCTGGTCGTGCGCCGCGGGCCGAACTCGGGCAGCCGCTTCCTGCTGGACGGCGATCTGACCACGGCCGGGCGGCATCCGCAGAGCGACATCTTCCTGGACGACGTGACGGTCTCCCGGCGTCATGTGGAGTTCCGCCGAGGCCAGGACGGTTCGTTCACGGTGGCCGACGTGGGCAGCCTGAACGGCACGTACGTGAACCGCGAGCGGATCGACCAGGTCGCCCTGAACAACGGTGACGAGGTGCAGATCGGCAAGTACCGGCTGGTCTTCTACGCCAGCCAGCGGGGCTACTGA
- a CDS encoding DUF881 domain-containing protein, protein MSEHDDKRPEENGDSPANQRDGSGESGSRLRKELPQEVSAPASAAQDTPEPEPEPEAASEPEPEAEPQLTGRQRLVQGLWPPRVSRAQLIVALLLFGLGFGLAVQVASNSDSDSALRGARQEDLVRILDELDDRTQRLEDEKQGLEKQRDELENSSDQAEEARRQTIEKERQLGILAGTVAAQGPGITMTIEDTKGTVEADMLLDAIQELRAAGAEAIQVNGVRVVAGTYLTDSGKGVSVDGNKINAPYRFKVIGKPQDLEPALNIPGGVVQTLEKEQATVTIERSTKIVVDALRAVKRPDYARSSSQ, encoded by the coding sequence ATGAGCGAGCACGACGACAAGCGCCCCGAGGAGAACGGCGACTCGCCCGCGAACCAGCGCGACGGGAGCGGCGAGTCCGGCAGCAGGCTGCGCAAGGAACTGCCCCAAGAGGTGTCCGCGCCGGCGTCCGCCGCCCAGGACACCCCGGAACCGGAACCCGAACCGGAGGCGGCCTCCGAGCCTGAGCCCGAGGCCGAGCCGCAGCTGACCGGACGGCAGCGGCTGGTGCAGGGGCTGTGGCCGCCGCGAGTCTCGCGGGCCCAACTCATCGTCGCGCTGTTGCTGTTCGGCCTCGGGTTCGGGCTGGCCGTGCAGGTGGCCTCGAACAGCGACAGTGACAGCGCGCTGCGCGGGGCGCGTCAGGAAGATCTTGTCCGCATCCTCGATGAACTGGATGACCGTACGCAGCGTCTTGAGGACGAGAAGCAGGGCCTTGAGAAGCAGCGCGACGAGCTGGAGAACAGCTCGGACCAGGCCGAGGAGGCCCGGAGGCAGACCATCGAGAAGGAGAGGCAACTCGGCATCCTGGCGGGCACCGTGGCCGCGCAGGGGCCCGGCATCACCATGACCATCGAGGACACGAAGGGGACGGTCGAGGCGGACATGCTGCTCGACGCGATCCAGGAGCTGCGCGCCGCGGGTGCCGAGGCGATACAGGTGAACGGCGTGCGGGTCGTCGCAGGCACGTATCTGACGGACTCCGGCAAGGGTGTGAGCGTCGACGGGAACAAGATCAACGCGCCCTATCGTTTCAAGGTCATCGGCAAGCCGCAGGACCTCGAGCCGGCGCTCAACATCCCCGGAGGCGTGGTGCAGACTCTCGAGAAGGAACAGGCCACGGTCACCATCGAGCGGTCGACCAAGATCGTCGTGGATGCCTTGCGGGCGGTGAAGCGGCCTGACTACGCTCGGTCGTCCTCCCAGTGA
- a CDS encoding bifunctional nuclease family protein, with protein sequence MNELDVVGVRVEMPSNQPIVLLREVGGDRYLPIWIGPGEATAIAFAQQGMAPARPLTHDLFKDVLEAVGQELTEVRITDLREGVFYAELVFASGVEVSARPSDAIALALRTGTPIYGSDTVLDDAGIAIPDEQEDEVEKFREFLDQISPEDFGSSSQ encoded by the coding sequence GTGAACGAGCTCGATGTCGTAGGTGTCCGGGTGGAAATGCCCTCCAACCAACCGATCGTGCTGCTGCGTGAAGTGGGAGGCGACCGTTACCTCCCGATCTGGATCGGACCGGGGGAGGCGACGGCGATCGCCTTCGCCCAGCAGGGCATGGCTCCTGCGCGGCCGCTGACCCACGACCTGTTCAAGGACGTGCTGGAGGCCGTCGGTCAGGAGCTCACGGAAGTGCGCATCACGGACCTACGTGAGGGCGTCTTCTACGCGGAGCTGGTCTTCGCCAGCGGCGTCGAGGTGAGCGCCCGCCCGTCCGACGCCATAGCGCTGGCCCTGCGCACCGGGACGCCGATCTACGGCAGTGACACGGTGCTCGACGACGCCGGTATCGCGATCCCGGACGAGCAGGAGGACGAGGTGGAGAAGTTCCGCGAGTTCCTCGACCAGATCTCCCCGGAGGACTTCGGCAGCAGCAGTCAGTGA
- the modA gene encoding molybdate ABC transporter substrate-binding protein, with protein MPRSAHRTRRILQIAGASAAALLTLSACSSATGSDKGSSSAKPSGTVTVFAAASLEESFKTLGKQFEKEHPGTKVTFNFGGSDTLAASITGGAPADVFAAASTKTMAIVTDKQDAAGRPATFVRNQLEIATPPGNPDRISSLKDLTKPGLKVVLCDRTVPCGAAARKALDAGGLKLTPVSYEQDVKSALTKVELKEADAALVYRTDVRAAGDKVEGVDFPESAEALNDYPIALLENAPNPQAAKAFVALVRSAEGQKVLSRAGFLKP; from the coding sequence ATGCCCCGTTCCGCGCACCGGACCCGCCGGATCCTCCAGATCGCCGGTGCGTCCGCGGCCGCGCTGCTGACTCTGAGCGCCTGCTCCTCCGCCACCGGCTCGGACAAGGGCTCCTCGTCGGCGAAACCCTCCGGCACGGTCACCGTCTTCGCCGCCGCCTCCCTCGAGGAGAGCTTCAAGACCCTGGGCAAGCAGTTCGAGAAGGAGCACCCGGGCACGAAGGTCACCTTCAACTTCGGCGGCAGCGACACCCTCGCCGCCAGCATCACCGGCGGCGCCCCGGCCGATGTCTTCGCCGCGGCCAGCACCAAGACCATGGCGATCGTGACGGACAAGCAGGACGCGGCGGGCAGGCCGGCCACCTTCGTCCGCAACCAGCTGGAGATCGCCACACCGCCGGGCAACCCCGACCGGATCTCCTCCCTGAAGGACCTCACCAAGCCCGGCCTGAAGGTCGTCCTGTGCGACAGGACCGTGCCGTGCGGTGCCGCCGCCCGGAAGGCGCTGGACGCCGGCGGCCTGAAGCTCACGCCCGTCTCGTACGAACAGGACGTCAAGAGCGCCCTGACGAAGGTCGAGCTGAAGGAGGCCGACGCCGCCCTCGTCTACAGGACCGACGTGCGGGCGGCGGGTGACAAGGTGGAGGGCGTGGACTTCCCCGAGTCGGCCGAGGCCCTCAACGACTATCCGATCGCCCTGCTCGAGAACGCCCCCAACCCCCAGGCGGCGAAGGCGTTCGTCGCACTGGTGCGCTCGGCCGAGGGCCAGAAGGTGCTGTCCCGGGCCGGGTTCCTCAAGCCGTGA
- the gcvP gene encoding aminomethyl-transferring glycine dehydrogenase yields MTAHRIPLSELEEAVPFEQRHIGPDHEARAKMLAQVGYGSLDELTAAAVPAVIKSTEALDLPGARSEAEVIAELRSLADRNQVLGSMIGLGYYGTFTPPVIMRNVMENPAWYTAYTPYQPEISQGRLEALLNFQTMVADLTGLPTSGASLLDEGTAAAEAMALSRRLGKNKKGLFLVDADALPQTIAVIQTRAEPTGVEVVVADLGEGIPAEIAEREINGVLIQYPGASGAVRDIKPVIDQAHELGALVTVAADLLALTLLKSPGELGADIAVGTTQRFGVPMGFGGPHAGYMAVKEKMARSLPGRLVGVSVDADGNKAYRLALQTREQHIRREKATSNICTAQVLLAVMAGMYAVYHGPAGLKGIARRTHRYATVLAAGLANGGVEVVHGSYFDTLTVRVEGRAADVVAAAQENGVNLRLVDADHVSIACDETTTRAQLRAVWAAFGVEGVVEALDAATGDGLPDALLRTDEYLTHPVFHQHRSETAMLRYLRRLADRDYALDRGMIPLGSCTMKLNATTEMEPVTWPEFGQLHPFAPAEQAGGYLTLIHELEDRLAEVTGYDKVSLQPNAGSQGELAGLLAVRGYHRANGDEQRTVCLIPSSAHGTNAASAVMAGMKVVVVKTADDGEIDVEDLRAKIEQYRDELAVLMITYPSTHGVFEEHVADICAQVHEAGGQVYVDGANLNALVGLAKPGHFGGDVSHLNLHKTFCIPHGGGGPGVGPVAVREHLAPYLPNHPLQPEAGPETGVGPISAAPWGSAGILPISWAYVRLMGGEGLKRATQVAVLSANYIAKRLEPHYPVLYTGPGGLVAHECIIDLRPLTKATGVSVDDVAKRLIDYGFHAPTMSFPVAGTLMIEPTESEDLTELDRFCEAMIAIRAEIEKVGSGEWPADDNPLRGAPHTAGALAGEWEHAYSREEAVFPAGVSVADKYWPPVRRIDQAFGDRNLVCSCPPLDAYED; encoded by the coding sequence ATGACCGCCCATCGCATTCCGCTCTCCGAGCTCGAAGAGGCAGTTCCCTTCGAGCAGCGCCACATCGGCCCCGACCACGAGGCCCGCGCCAAGATGCTCGCGCAGGTCGGCTACGGCTCGCTGGACGAGCTCACGGCCGCCGCGGTCCCGGCCGTGATCAAGAGCACTGAGGCGCTGGACCTGCCGGGCGCCCGCAGCGAGGCCGAGGTGATCGCCGAGCTGCGCTCCCTCGCCGACCGCAACCAGGTCCTCGGCTCCATGATCGGACTCGGGTACTACGGCACGTTCACGCCGCCGGTCATCATGCGCAACGTCATGGAGAACCCGGCCTGGTACACGGCCTACACGCCGTACCAGCCGGAGATCTCGCAGGGGCGGCTCGAGGCGCTGCTCAACTTCCAGACCATGGTCGCCGACCTCACCGGACTGCCGACCTCCGGTGCCTCGCTGCTCGACGAGGGCACCGCGGCCGCCGAGGCCATGGCGCTGTCGCGGCGCCTCGGCAAGAACAAGAAGGGCCTGTTCCTGGTCGACGCGGACGCGTTGCCGCAGACCATCGCCGTGATCCAGACCCGGGCCGAACCGACCGGCGTCGAGGTCGTCGTCGCCGATCTCGGCGAGGGCATCCCCGCCGAGATCGCCGAGCGCGAGATCAACGGCGTGCTGATCCAGTACCCCGGCGCCTCCGGAGCCGTACGGGACATCAAGCCGGTCATCGACCAGGCGCACGAGCTCGGGGCGCTCGTCACCGTCGCCGCCGATCTGCTCGCGCTGACGCTGCTGAAGTCGCCCGGTGAGCTCGGCGCGGACATCGCCGTCGGGACGACGCAGCGCTTCGGTGTGCCGATGGGCTTCGGCGGCCCGCACGCCGGTTACATGGCGGTCAAGGAGAAGATGGCGCGCAGCCTCCCCGGGCGGCTCGTCGGCGTCTCCGTCGACGCCGACGGGAACAAGGCGTACCGGCTGGCGCTCCAGACGCGTGAGCAGCACATCCGCCGCGAGAAGGCCACCAGCAACATCTGCACCGCCCAGGTGCTGCTCGCCGTCATGGCCGGCATGTACGCCGTCTACCACGGACCGGCGGGCCTGAAGGGCATCGCGCGGCGCACCCACCGGTACGCCACGGTTCTCGCCGCCGGGCTCGCGAACGGCGGAGTCGAGGTCGTGCACGGCTCCTACTTCGACACGCTGACCGTGCGCGTCGAGGGCCGGGCCGCCGACGTCGTGGCCGCCGCGCAGGAGAACGGGGTCAACCTCCGTCTCGTCGACGCCGACCACGTCTCGATCGCCTGCGACGAGACCACCACGCGGGCCCAGCTGCGTGCCGTATGGGCCGCCTTCGGTGTCGAGGGTGTCGTCGAGGCGCTGGACGCGGCCACCGGGGACGGGCTTCCGGACGCGCTGCTGCGGACCGACGAGTACCTGACGCACCCCGTCTTCCACCAGCACCGCTCCGAGACGGCCATGCTGCGCTACCTGCGCCGGCTGGCCGACCGCGACTACGCGCTCGACCGGGGCATGATCCCGCTGGGCTCCTGCACCATGAAGCTCAATGCGACCACGGAGATGGAGCCGGTCACCTGGCCCGAGTTCGGTCAGCTGCACCCCTTCGCGCCCGCCGAGCAGGCCGGGGGCTACCTCACGCTCATCCACGAGCTGGAGGACCGTCTCGCTGAGGTCACCGGGTACGACAAGGTGTCCCTCCAGCCGAACGCCGGGTCGCAGGGCGAGCTGGCCGGTCTGCTCGCCGTACGCGGGTACCACCGGGCCAACGGCGACGAGCAGCGCACGGTGTGCCTGATCCCGTCGTCCGCGCACGGGACCAACGCCGCCAGCGCGGTGATGGCAGGCATGAAGGTCGTCGTCGTGAAGACGGCCGATGACGGTGAGATCGACGTCGAGGACCTGCGGGCGAAGATCGAGCAGTACCGCGACGAGCTGGCGGTGCTGATGATCACGTACCCGTCCACCCACGGTGTGTTCGAGGAGCACGTCGCCGACATCTGCGCGCAGGTGCACGAGGCGGGCGGGCAGGTCTACGTCGACGGGGCCAACCTCAACGCGCTCGTCGGGCTCGCCAAGCCGGGGCACTTCGGCGGGGACGTCTCGCACCTGAACCTGCACAAGACCTTCTGCATCCCGCACGGCGGCGGTGGTCCCGGCGTGGGTCCGGTGGCGGTGCGTGAGCACCTCGCTCCGTACCTGCCGAACCACCCGCTCCAGCCCGAGGCGGGTCCGGAGACAGGTGTCGGTCCCATCTCCGCGGCGCCGTGGGGTTCCGCCGGCATCCTGCCGATCTCGTGGGCGTACGTCCGGCTCATGGGCGGCGAGGGGCTGAAGCGGGCCACGCAGGTCGCGGTGCTCAGCGCCAACTACATCGCCAAGCGGCTGGAGCCGCACTACCCGGTGCTCTACACAGGCCCCGGCGGGCTGGTCGCGCACGAGTGCATCATCGACCTGCGGCCGCTGACCAAGGCGACCGGGGTGAGCGTCGACGATGTCGCCAAGCGGCTGATCGACTACGGCTTCCACGCGCCGACGATGTCGTTCCCGGTGGCCGGGACGCTGATGATCGAGCCGACCGAGTCGGAGGACCTGACCGAGCTGGACCGGTTCTGCGAGGCGATGATCGCCATCCGCGCGGAGATCGAGAAGGTCGGCTCCGGCGAGTGGCCCGCGGACGACAACCCGCTGCGGGGCGCCCCGCACACCGCCGGGGCGCTCGCCGGGGAGTGGGAGCACGCCTACAGCCGTGAGGAGGCCGTCTTCCCGGCCGGTGTCTCGGTCGCCGACAAGTACTGGCCGCCGGTGCGCCGCATCGATCAGGCCTTCGGCGACCGGAACCTGGTCTGCTCCTGCCCGCCGCTGGACGCGTACGAGGACTGA
- a CDS encoding PRC-barrel domain-containing protein has product MRTDIDPRNLIGRKAFDRNGTRIGTIDEVYLDDATGEPEWAAIRTGLFSRDAFVPLEPSELIDGALHVPFDRALIKDAPDFGVGRHLSPEQELQLYHHYGLDVAAPPPLADQDLGRLAGTDETA; this is encoded by the coding sequence GTGCGAACCGATATCGATCCGCGCAACTTGATCGGCCGCAAGGCGTTCGACCGCAACGGAACCAGGATCGGCACGATCGACGAGGTCTACCTCGACGACGCCACCGGCGAGCCGGAGTGGGCGGCCATACGGACCGGCCTGTTCAGCAGGGACGCTTTCGTCCCCCTCGAGCCGAGCGAACTGATCGACGGCGCCCTCCACGTGCCCTTCGACCGCGCCCTGATCAAGGACGCCCCCGACTTCGGCGTGGGCCGCCATCTCTCCCCGGAACAGGAACTCCAGCTCTACCACCACTACGGCCTGGACGTCGCCGCGCCTCCCCCGCTCGCCGACCAGGACCTCGGCAGACTGGCAGGCACGGACGAGACGGCCTGA
- a CDS encoding small basic family protein, with translation MIAVLGLVVGVVAGLLVRPEVPAVVEPYLPIAVVAALDAVFGGLRAMLDGIFDDKVFVVSFLSNVVVAALIVFLGDKLGVGAQLSTGVVVVLGIRIFSNAAAIRRHVFRA, from the coding sequence GTGATCGCCGTACTGGGCCTCGTCGTGGGAGTCGTGGCCGGCCTGTTGGTCCGGCCTGAGGTTCCGGCGGTGGTCGAGCCGTATTTGCCGATCGCTGTCGTGGCGGCGCTCGACGCCGTCTTCGGTGGCCTGCGGGCCATGCTCGACGGCATCTTCGACGACAAGGTCTTCGTGGTGTCGTTCCTGTCGAACGTGGTGGTGGCCGCGTTGATCGTGTTCCTGGGTGACAAGCTGGGCGTGGGTGCCCAGCTGTCCACCGGTGTGGTGGTCGTCCTCGGTATCCGGATCTTCTCCAACGCCGCGGCGATCCGTCGGCACGTGTTCCGGGCGTGA